The following proteins come from a genomic window of Pseudomonas sp. MAG733B:
- a CDS encoding helix-turn-helix domain-containing protein: protein MSTVIHPPIHLPAEREVQLASEGQRALTAYLCTQIETQRIQIFDERNEAHSVELPTSALRLLVDILAELAAGNAVKVVPVHAELTTQEAADLLNVSRPHLIKLLESGELSYHKTGKHRRVRFADLMDYKTRRDAASEQAMTLLAEQAQALRTGYE from the coding sequence ATGTCGACAGTCATTCATCCACCGATCCATTTACCCGCGGAACGCGAGGTGCAGCTTGCCAGTGAGGGGCAACGTGCACTTACAGCCTATCTCTGCACCCAAATCGAAACCCAGCGCATCCAGATTTTCGACGAGCGCAATGAAGCTCACAGCGTCGAACTACCGACCTCGGCACTGCGCCTGTTGGTCGATATCCTCGCTGAGTTAGCAGCGGGCAATGCCGTCAAAGTGGTTCCGGTCCACGCGGAACTGACCACACAGGAAGCGGCAGACTTGCTCAATGTCTCACGCCCGCACCTGATCAAACTGCTGGAGTCCGGTGAACTGTCCTACCACAAAACCGGCAAGCACCGACGTGTGCGTTTTGCCGATTTGATGGACTATAAAACCCGGCGCGATGCAGCCAGCGAGCAGGCAATGACGCTTCTCGCCGAGCAGGCACAGGCGTTAAGGACAGGATACGAGTGA
- a CDS encoding LysR family transcriptional regulator, which produces MDRLGAMETFVYVVETGSFSAAARRLNIGQPAVSKTIAQLESRLAVRLLLRSTRGLTPTEAGLAFFERAKRAIEEADEADNAARGAASGLTGNLRICAAVTFGRMHIVPHLGPFLELNPELNIDLMLDDRNVNLVEEGVDVALRMGALSDSGLTARKIAECRRVVLGTPAYFEKYGEPTSPADLGEHQAIVYTLSGGANWLFKQADEEQPVIINGRIRVSAAEGLRAAVLSHQGLTVASEWMFAPELASGTVREVVSEWTLPNQDLWAVFPTGRMASAKARGFVEYVRGLLNKYV; this is translated from the coding sequence ATGGACCGCCTCGGCGCAATGGAAACCTTCGTCTACGTGGTGGAAACCGGTTCGTTCTCCGCGGCGGCCCGGCGTCTGAATATCGGTCAGCCCGCCGTGTCGAAAACCATCGCGCAACTCGAATCGCGGCTGGCGGTGCGGCTATTGTTGCGTTCGACTCGTGGCCTGACCCCCACCGAGGCCGGGCTGGCGTTTTTCGAGCGGGCCAAGCGCGCCATCGAAGAAGCCGATGAGGCCGACAACGCGGCGCGTGGCGCCGCCAGCGGGTTGACCGGAAACCTGCGGATCTGCGCCGCCGTAACCTTCGGCCGAATGCATATCGTGCCGCACCTTGGGCCGTTTCTGGAGCTGAACCCGGAGCTGAACATCGACCTGATGCTCGATGATCGCAACGTCAATCTGGTGGAAGAAGGCGTGGACGTTGCCCTGCGCATGGGCGCCCTGAGCGACTCCGGCCTCACCGCCCGCAAGATCGCCGAATGCCGGCGCGTGGTACTGGGCACGCCCGCGTACTTCGAAAAATACGGCGAACCCACCAGCCCCGCCGATCTGGGCGAGCATCAGGCAATCGTCTACACCCTCAGCGGCGGTGCCAACTGGCTGTTCAAGCAGGCTGATGAAGAACAACCCGTGATCATCAACGGGCGCATCCGCGTCAGCGCCGCCGAAGGTCTGCGTGCAGCCGTGCTGTCCCACCAAGGGTTGACCGTGGCATCCGAATGGATGTTCGCGCCGGAACTGGCCAGTGGCACAGTCCGGGAAGTCGTGAGCGAATGGACCCTGCCGAATCAAGACCTGTGGGCCGTGTTCCCCACCGGAAGAATGGCCAGCGCCAAGGCGCGGGGGTTTGTGGAGTATGTGCGGGGGTTGTTGAATAAATACGTTTGA
- the phnP gene encoding phosphonate metabolism protein PhnP, giving the protein MRLTLLGTGDARQVPVYGCECLACARARNDERLQRLPCSALIECGDQRWLIDSGLPDLCERFAPRSFNGIFQTHYHADHAQGLLHLRWGQGLVIPVHGPVDPEGLADLYKHPGILDFSQPFEAFETRSFGTLKVTALPLLHSKPTLGYLLEGEGRRIAYLTDTVGLPPDTTAFLQRYPLDLLVLDCSMPPQPQAPRNHNDLNLALRCIEELQPALAVLTHVGHTFDTWLMEHRGELPGNVSVGFDGCVL; this is encoded by the coding sequence ATGCGCCTGACGTTGCTGGGCACCGGTGATGCCCGGCAAGTCCCGGTCTACGGCTGCGAATGTCTGGCTTGCGCGAGGGCGCGTAACGACGAGCGCTTGCAGCGTCTGCCCTGTAGCGCGTTGATCGAATGCGGCGATCAGCGCTGGTTGATCGACAGCGGCTTGCCCGACCTGTGCGAACGTTTTGCGCCGCGCAGCTTCAACGGCATTTTCCAGACTCACTACCACGCCGACCACGCCCAGGGTTTGTTGCACTTGCGCTGGGGCCAGGGCCTTGTGATCCCGGTGCACGGCCCGGTCGACCCGGAAGGTTTGGCTGACCTTTACAAACACCCCGGCATTCTTGATTTCAGCCAGCCGTTCGAGGCTTTCGAAACCCGTTCTTTCGGCACGCTGAAAGTCACCGCGCTGCCGTTACTGCATTCCAAACCGACCCTCGGCTATCTGCTGGAAGGTGAAGGGCGGCGGATTGCCTACCTGACTGACACCGTCGGTCTGCCACCGGACACCACGGCGTTTCTGCAACGTTACCCGTTGGACTTGCTGGTGCTCGACTGCTCGATGCCACCACAACCCCAGGCCCCACGTAATCATAACGACCTGAACCTGGCTTTGCGGTGCATTGAAGAACTGCAACCGGCGTTGGCGGTATTGACGCATGTCGGGCATACGTTTGATACGTGGTTGATGGAGCATCGCGGCGAGTTGCCGGGCAATGTCAGTGTCGGGTTTGATGGGTGTGTGTTGTAG
- the phnN gene encoding phosphonate metabolism protein/1,5-bisphosphokinase (PRPP-forming) PhnN codes for MAGRLIYLIGPSGSGKDSLLDAARERLAERGCRIVRRVITRSAEAVGEAALGVSAQQFADMEAQGAFALSWHANGLSYGIPQEIDDWLAAGDDVLVNGSRGHLQNTRLRYPNVLVLLLTVDQAVLRQRLLARGRESLVEIDQRLARNARFTERLLADNDPALHLLDNSGPLESTVERLLACIDEQAPCA; via the coding sequence ATCTATCTCATCGGGCCTTCGGGTTCGGGCAAGGACAGCCTGCTCGATGCCGCGCGAGAGCGGTTGGCCGAACGCGGCTGCCGCATTGTGCGGCGGGTCATCACCCGCTCGGCGGAAGCGGTGGGCGAGGCGGCACTGGGCGTCAGTGCGCAGCAGTTCGCCGACATGGAGGCTCAGGGCGCGTTTGCCCTGAGCTGGCATGCCAATGGGTTGTCCTATGGCATCCCGCAGGAAATCGATGATTGGCTGGCGGCAGGGGATGACGTGCTGGTCAACGGCTCGCGGGGGCATTTGCAGAACACTCGCCTGCGCTATCCGAACGTGTTGGTGTTGCTGCTGACGGTGGATCAAGCGGTATTGCGCCAGCGTCTGCTGGCGCGTGGGCGTGAATCGCTGGTCGAAATCGATCAGCGGCTGGCGCGCAATGCCCGTTTCACTGAGCGCCTGCTGGCCGACAACGACCCGGCGCTGCACCTGCTCGATAACTCCGGGCCGCTGGAGAGCACGGTCGAACGCTTGCTGGCGTGCATTGACGAGCAAGCGCCATGCGCCTGA